In Pseudomonas rhizosphaerae, one DNA window encodes the following:
- the mksF gene encoding Mks condensin complex protein MksF: protein MTQERYGIRRFALLNTAGYSLGLFPLEHPLSVYGANNLGKSASINALQFPILARMSDMSFGKYTLEQSRRFYFATDTSYILCEVLLAHGPHVIGVVGRGPGGGFGHQFFAYAGELDLAHYQQDGTCLRQKELFANLERHNLKAHELKPEELRRLLVGGHTSVPLDLTLIPLRSTSEQSLKTFRALFINLLHMREITAAKLKQLFLDAFEHSLRSGSVDYIAACEEAFRDVRRMEQDYNALVAAGPLVEALATGVAQRDALRGKLHRLSPILDGLLGTWQDYAGARKEELVIQSEHYRNEQDVLQNNQRGSTQELMRLEREISGIQRWLGELSVLKNRFALVTDVRMLEQQLLAAKDAHDELAGALAQSRQFSAQDLQERVRDIEQRLKSIRQQLEHADNNSYARLREEFSQQDVDRLMRLFNGALFSLPTGPRGLALDDGNAWVDAVQTVLDRFKGERFELPGLSIDLSTIEPPVLQALADRAALREQSARLEKELQQLKTQQAVASDVQASKSRSETLYQQVLDAQKALEDYRRSQTLSAEEPDKLEQLAQLEAAQDELARSSDAFTERVGQLSAKLQLVGRQIADLESKQRTLDDALRRRHLLPVDLPFGTPFMELIDDSMDNLLPLLNDYQDSWQSLQRVDGQIEALYAQVRLKGVAKFDSEDDVERRLQLLINAYAHRTDEALTLGKARRAAVTDIARTLRNIRSDYDSLEHQLALFNREINKRQVSNLQSFRIVLAPNKDALKHIDQIIHSAGQYEEGETLSVFDLNQSAEQDSKNEEAKEYLARMVAANHNQLGLKDLFELAFEITKINGQPVIHTDIDGAASNGTTMTIKALTNMYLLLHLMDRDQAGRIRLPYYLDEAADIDERNQAALLETSQQLGFTPILASVKPQVSAHVAIDLEGGSSADGIYIDETDWKFIRRHDELTKAVAALESEATR, encoded by the coding sequence ATGACCCAGGAACGCTACGGCATCCGCCGCTTCGCCCTGCTCAACACCGCCGGCTACAGCCTCGGACTGTTCCCCTTGGAACATCCACTGTCGGTCTATGGCGCCAACAACCTGGGCAAGAGCGCTTCGATCAACGCCCTGCAGTTCCCGATCCTGGCGCGCATGTCCGACATGAGCTTCGGCAAATACACCCTGGAACAATCGCGGCGCTTCTACTTCGCCACCGATACCAGCTACATCCTCTGCGAAGTGCTACTGGCCCACGGTCCTCACGTGATCGGCGTGGTCGGTCGCGGCCCTGGCGGCGGTTTCGGTCACCAGTTCTTCGCTTATGCTGGCGAGTTGGACCTGGCGCACTATCAACAGGACGGTACCTGCCTGCGCCAGAAAGAACTGTTCGCCAACCTCGAACGTCACAACCTCAAGGCCCATGAGCTCAAGCCCGAAGAACTGCGCCGCCTGCTGGTCGGCGGCCATACCAGCGTACCGCTCGACCTCACCCTGATTCCACTGCGCTCGACCAGCGAGCAGAGCCTGAAGACCTTTCGCGCCCTGTTCATCAACCTGCTGCACATGCGCGAAATCACCGCGGCCAAGCTCAAGCAATTGTTCCTCGATGCCTTCGAACACAGCCTGCGTTCGGGCAGCGTCGACTACATCGCTGCCTGTGAAGAAGCCTTCCGCGACGTACGCCGCATGGAGCAGGACTACAACGCACTGGTCGCCGCCGGCCCGCTGGTCGAGGCACTGGCCACCGGCGTTGCCCAGCGCGACGCACTGCGCGGCAAGCTCCACCGCCTCTCGCCGATCCTCGATGGGCTGCTGGGTACCTGGCAGGACTATGCCGGCGCACGCAAGGAAGAACTGGTCATCCAGTCCGAGCACTACCGCAACGAGCAGGACGTGCTGCAAAACAATCAGCGCGGCAGCACCCAGGAACTCATGCGCCTGGAGCGTGAAATATCGGGTATCCAGCGCTGGCTTGGCGAGCTCTCGGTCCTCAAGAACCGCTTCGCACTGGTCACCGACGTGCGCATGCTGGAGCAGCAATTGCTCGCGGCCAAGGATGCCCACGACGAACTGGCCGGCGCCCTGGCCCAGTCCCGGCAATTCAGCGCACAGGATTTGCAGGAACGCGTCCGCGACATCGAACAGCGCCTCAAGTCCATCCGCCAGCAACTGGAACACGCCGACAACAACAGCTACGCACGCCTGCGCGAAGAGTTCTCGCAACAGGATGTCGACCGGCTGATGCGCCTCTTCAACGGTGCACTGTTCAGCCTGCCGACGGGGCCCCGTGGCCTGGCCCTGGATGACGGCAACGCCTGGGTCGACGCCGTGCAGACCGTGCTCGACCGCTTCAAGGGCGAGCGCTTCGAACTGCCGGGACTTTCCATCGACCTGTCCACCATCGAGCCACCGGTGTTGCAGGCTCTGGCCGATCGCGCCGCACTGCGCGAGCAAAGCGCGCGTCTGGAAAAGGAGCTGCAACAGCTCAAGACCCAGCAAGCCGTCGCGTCGGATGTTCAGGCCAGCAAGTCTCGATCCGAAACGCTGTACCAACAGGTCCTGGATGCCCAGAAGGCGCTGGAAGACTACCGTCGCAGCCAGACCCTAAGTGCCGAGGAACCGGACAAGCTTGAGCAACTCGCCCAACTCGAAGCGGCCCAGGATGAACTGGCGCGCTCCAGCGACGCCTTCACCGAGCGCGTCGGACAGCTGTCAGCCAAGCTGCAACTGGTAGGTCGACAGATCGCCGACCTGGAAAGCAAACAGCGTACCTTGGACGATGCCCTGCGCCGCCGCCACCTGCTCCCGGTCGACCTGCCATTCGGTACCCCGTTCATGGAGTTGATAGACGACTCCATGGATAACCTGCTGCCTCTGCTCAATGACTATCAGGACAGCTGGCAGAGTCTGCAACGCGTGGACGGACAGATCGAAGCCCTGTACGCCCAGGTGCGCCTGAAGGGCGTGGCCAAGTTCGACAGCGAAGACGATGTCGAGCGCCGCCTGCAGTTGCTGATCAACGCCTATGCCCATCGCACCGACGAAGCCCTGACCTTGGGCAAGGCCCGCCGCGCCGCCGTCACCGACATCGCCCGGACGCTGCGCAACATCCGCAGCGACTACGACAGCCTCGAACATCAGCTGGCGTTGTTCAACCGCGAGATCAACAAGCGCCAGGTGTCCAACCTGCAAAGCTTCCGCATCGTCCTGGCGCCCAACAAGGACGCCCTCAAGCATATCGACCAGATCATCCACAGCGCAGGCCAATACGAGGAAGGCGAAACCCTTTCCGTGTTCGACCTCAACCAGAGCGCCGAGCAGGACAGCAAGAACGAAGAAGCCAAGGAATACCTGGCCCGCATGGTCGCGGCCAATCATAACCAGCTTGGCCTCAAGGACCTGTTCGAGCTCGCCTTCGAAATCACCAAGATCAACGGTCAGCCGGTCATCCACACGGACATCGATGGCGCCGCCTCCAACGGCACCACGATGACCATCAAGGCGCTGACCAACATGTACCTGCTGCTGCACCTGATGGATCGCGATCAAGCCGGCCGCATCCGTCTGCCCTACTACCTGGACGAAGCCGCTGATATCGACGAACGCAACCAGGCCGCCCTGCTGGAAACCAGCCAGCAACTGGGTTTCACGCCGATTCTGGCGAGCGTGAAGCCACAGGTGTCCGCTCACGTCGCCATCGACCTCGAAGGCGGCAGCAGCGCCGACGGCATCTACATCGATGAAACGGACTGGAAATTCATCCGCCGCCATGACGAGCTGACGAAAGCGGTCGCTGCACTCGAAAGCGAGGCAACTCGGTAA
- the mksE gene encoding Mks condensin complex protein MksE, which translates to MHLDLKELTHLAPIFRELLKGFHISRRDPELYSQLSSLQDVYRSLFKALGFELVCDTRGFYYFVPELAAAQVNKTAQRLSLFTFILVEHLADQGRDPIAVLDGGSLGRDELPALLDKYRDLFVQAEVQTQEELEEKILRRMTQLGFTAEDNGIYRFLAPMHRFLDVCLSVQQDRDLAASLHSALPLPVPMLAGDDSDEGDDTADEQALALAIAQERQEFDA; encoded by the coding sequence ATGCATCTTGACCTCAAAGAACTGACCCACCTGGCGCCGATCTTCCGCGAGCTGCTCAAAGGCTTTCACATCAGCCGCCGCGACCCGGAGCTCTACTCGCAGCTGTCCAGCCTCCAGGACGTGTACCGCAGCCTGTTCAAAGCCTTGGGCTTCGAGCTGGTCTGCGACACCCGTGGTTTCTACTACTTCGTTCCCGAGCTGGCTGCCGCACAGGTCAACAAGACCGCACAGCGTCTGTCCCTGTTCACCTTCATCCTCGTGGAGCACCTGGCCGACCAGGGCCGCGATCCGATTGCCGTACTCGATGGCGGAAGCCTGGGCCGCGATGAGCTACCGGCCTTGCTGGACAAGTACCGTGACCTGTTCGTGCAGGCCGAAGTGCAAACCCAGGAAGAACTGGAAGAGAAAATCCTGCGACGCATGACTCAATTGGGCTTCACCGCCGAAGACAACGGCATCTATCGCTTCCTGGCGCCGATGCACCGCTTCCTCGACGTATGCCTCTCAGTCCAACAAGACCGCGACCTGGCCGCCAGCCTGCACAGCGCCCTGCCCCTGCCGGTACCGATGCTGGCAGGCGACGATAGCGACGAAGGCGATGACACCGCCGACGAACAGGCCTTGGCACTGGCGATAGCCCAAGAGCGACAGGAGTTCGATGCATGA
- a CDS encoding GNAT family N-acetyltransferase, with the protein MHLLEKLGFAHEGTLRDVEYKDGRYISLHQLSLIESDPAAVELIRPASG; encoded by the coding sequence TTGCATCTGCTGGAGAAGCTTGGATTTGCCCACGAAGGTACGTTGCGCGATGTCGAATACAAGGATGGGCGCTACATCAGCCTGCACCAGTTGAGCCTGATTGAGAGCGATCCGGCGGCGGTTGAGCTGATCAGACCGGCGAGTGGTTGA